One genomic region from Bactrocera tryoni isolate S06 chromosome 3, CSIRO_BtryS06_freeze2, whole genome shotgun sequence encodes:
- the LOC120771489 gene encoding uncharacterized protein LOC120771489 translates to MSQQIMNRYFIALLLVIGLTSTHATTTTTEAPAEAPQTARDQLFEAVAADYLKLLDYELKESKELVERVLDDDRFQNIRSEILLNKKITLRNYVEFVKEKYKTKQPSREYKAARFFYIFGKSLLYTDFLDIVARLEPTLSRHDCWIEEDFMSFGLQTFIETLNQKRAKLVRDSVRRIDDYVKGLSPDQQRKAVAQKLSDFSVKMKEATEVQEKMGVLKDFLRDYYLETPVEMS, encoded by the exons ATGTCACAACAAATTATGAATAGATATTTCATAGCCTTGCTACTAGTGATTGGT CTCACCAGCACCCACgcaaccaccaccaccaccgaaGCTCCCGCTGAAGCTCCGCAAACAGCACGCGATCAATTGTTTGAAGCTGTGGCGGCCGATTACCTGAAACTACTCGACTATGAATTGAAAGAGAGTAAGGAGCTGGTTGAAAGAGTACTGGACGATGATCGATTCCAAAATATACGCAGTGAAATTTTGTTGAACAAGAAAATCACGTTACGAAACTATGTTGAGTTCGTGAAGGAGAAGTATAAGACGAAGCAGCCATCAAGGGAGTACAAAGCAGCACGTTTCTTCTACATCTTCGGCAAGTCGTTGCTATATACCGACTTCTTAGATATTGTGGCACGTTTGGAACCCACACTGAGTCGTCATGATTGCTGGATTGAGGAGGACTTTATGTCTTTTGGACTTCAGACTTTCATTGAGACGCTGAATCAAAAACGCGCTAAGTTGGTTCGTGATAGTGTGCGGCGTATTGATGATTATGTGAAAGGCTTGTCGCCAGATCAACAAAGAAAGGCCGTGGCACAAAAGTTATCCGATTTTTCTGTGAAAATGAAGGAAGCCACAGAAGTGCAAGAGAAAATGGGTGTGCTCAAAGATTTTTTGCGTGATTATTACTTGGAAACACCGGTCGAAATGTCATAA
- the LOC120770015 gene encoding early boundary activity protein 2-like gives MNYVNTNESTESALDLRQFSINSTESFGQKAKHDFPEFKNRKQTGNKRLSAAELQLKRRQEFEIKFNDEVKKRKLVANITPLREEPPRNDAETPTVQTPPNIRNIESLFRLLQARISTNFGTVLPNPLNSGLTPNPINDVNATSTLDARDSLLSIPVSLSNIKQEPTDEANIAFNNSNIEKNIEESAYVQIGPHGTRVSKVDLASIDWTEASLATRKLMSFLFDRQTLGTHTLSGKLSPAFRDRQLKAQLDPLKVADIKHYVQQKINCNEREIRSAITMKCADTAKAIRRRRLKLETSL, from the coding sequence ATGAATTATGTAAATACGAACGAATCGACAGAAAGCGCACTTGATTTACGGCAATTTTCGATAAACTCAACCGAAAGTTTTGGACAAAAGGCAAAACATGATTTTCCCGAATTTAAAAATCGCAAGCAAACAGGGAACAAACGATTATCTGCAGCTGAACTCCAATTAAAACGTCGAcaagaatttgaaataaaattcaatgatgaAGTAAAGAAACGAAAACTGGTCGCAAACATAACACCACTGCGAGAAGAGCCACCTCGAAATGATGCAGAAACACCGACGGTACAGACACCACCTAATATTCGTAACATTGAAAGTCTTTTCCGACTATTACAAGCTCGAATCTCCACTAATTTTGGTACAGTATTACCAAATCCATTGAATAGCGGCCTTACTCCGAACCCAATCAACGATGTAAACGCAACGAGTACTCTGGATGCTAGGGACTCTCTTTTGTCAATACCAGTCTCTTTGTCAAACATTAAACAGGAACCGACGGATGAGGCAAATATAGCTTTCAACAATTCTAATATTGAGAAGAATATCGAAGAGTCCGCTTATGTTCAAATAGGTCCACACGGCACACGCGTATCCAAAGTGGATTTAGCTTCAATAGACTGGACGGAAGCATCACTTGCCACGCGAAAACTTATGTCTTTTCTATTTGACCGTCAAACGCTAGGGACACATACGCTCAGTGGCAAACTCTCCCCAGCTTTCCGTGACCGACAACTGAAGGCGCAACTGGATCCACTGAAAGTAGCTGACATTAAACATTATGTGCAACAAAAGATTAACTGTAATGAACGTGAAATTCGCAGCGCAATAACTATGAAATGCGCCGACACCGCAAAAGCTATCAGAAGGCGGAGGTTGAAGTTGGAGACATCGTTGTAA
- the LOC120771494 gene encoding uncharacterized protein LOC120771494, whose amino-acid sequence MAGLSIHKFCAAFLLVIGIVCTNADGTEKPEIDMEIWVSRNQLLDSMTEDWENLTEYALAWSKEVCQKVLDEDILQNETSVDPETRENSLNNCVGSTVDRFDPTESHRGDHPDEVPLRKYGFEEFRKVMDQKYEHFFEEMVQRMDDYVKGLTPEQQDKETARNLKGWSGKIKNAPTLAMKEMAFRKCMRFYYFERGV is encoded by the exons ATGGCTGGGCTGTCTATCCACAAGTTTTGCGCAGCGTTTTTGCTGGTGATCGGT ATTGTCTGCACCAACGCCGATGGCACTGAGAAGCCGGAAATAGACATGGAAATATGGGTTTCACGCAATCAATTATTGGACTCCATGACTGAAGATTGGGAGAATTTAACCGAATATGCTTTGGCATGGAGTAAGGAAGTTTGTCAGAAGGTACTAGACGAAGACATATTGCAGAACGAAACAAGCGTAGATCCAGAGACTCGCGAAAATTCTCTGAATAATTGTGTTGGTAGCACCGTGGATCGTTTCGATCCCACTGAAAGTCATCGTGGCGATCACCCAGATGAAGTTCCATTGCGCAAATATGGATTTGAGGAATTTCGAAAAGTTATGGAtcaaaaatatgaacatttctTCGAAGAGATGGTCCAGCGTATGGATGACTATGTAAAGGGTTTGACGCCAGAGCAGCAAGACAAAGAGACGGCGCGAAATCTGAAGGGGTGGTCGGGTAAAATTAAGAATGCCCCGACTTTGGCAATGAAAGAAATGGCTTTTAGGAAATGTatgcgattttattattttgagaggggtgtttaa
- the LOC120771493 gene encoding uncharacterized protein LOC120771493 — translation MAGVFIKYFGALLLVVGVVCINGDGTEISETDLEMLDSHNQLLKSIYNEAVKLSIYVLRRSGELCKKMDNEEILLYKKIASEKSKKSVESVTHETILRNCINRIEDRFDPTASRDNVYGPDEPLLLKYGLEDIQKVVEQKYETFFEEILQQIKEYLKGLTPEQQRNTTARNLKGWSSKIKAASTLARKAMTFRSFMRYYFLQESV, via the exons ATGGCTGGAGTGTTTATCAAGTATTTCGGAGCATTGCTGCTGGTAGTCGGc GTCGTTTGCATCAACGGCGATGGCACCGAAATTTCCGAAACCGACTTGGAGATGCTTGACTCCCACAATCAATTGTTAAAATCCATATATAATGAGGCTGTTAAATTAAGTATATACGTTTTGAGACGAAGTGGGGAATTATGCAAGAAGATGGACAACGAAGAGATACtgctatacaagaaaatagcaAGTGAAAAGTCCAAGAAATCTGTAGAATCAGTTACTCACgaaacaattctgagaaattgTATTAATCGTATCGAGGATCGTTTTGATCCCACAGCGAGTCGTGATAATGTATATGGTCCAGATGAACCTTTGTTACTTAAGTATGGATTGGAGGATATTCAAAAGGTTGTGgagcaaaaatatgaaacattttttgaagaGATTTTGCAGCAAATTAAAGAATATCTGAAGGGTTTGACACCGGAGCAGCAAAGAAACACGACGGCGCGAAATTTGAAAGGGTGGTCAAGTAAAATTAAGGCGGCTTCAACTTTGGCACGGAAGGCGATGACTTTTAGAAGTTTTATGCGTTACTATTTTTTGCAAGAAAGTGTTTAA